The Anaerotignum faecicola region GCCAGGACGATGATGTTTTCAGAAATAGACGGGATTAGGATTGTGACGGCGGGAAAGCGGGAATGGTGGTACATGGAGATTGATTATCCGGGCCTGCCGAGGGGCGTTAAGGATGTGACAAAGTTTGAATTCCATCCACAGTATAATGACAAAATGATTGAGATTAAAAATTATATTCAGCAAAGGGTTATTGAGATCGGTATGCAAAGTGAGTTTGAAGAAAAGAAAAGGCGTTCGGCGGCAGATGAACTGATGAAGCTTAAACAGCTTCTCGATATGGGCGTTATAACAAAAGAGGAATTTGAAGGGCAGAAAAAGAAGTTG contains the following coding sequences:
- a CDS encoding SHOCT domain-containing protein, yielding MKLHDNQAVKHIYHDGNEKFEIKLALLYLQVYDDRVVMTYGNNARTMMFSEIDGIRIVTAGKREWWYMEIDYPGLPRGVKDVTKFEFHPQYNDKMIEIKNYIQQRVIEIGMQSEFEEKKRRSAADELMKLKQLLDMGVITKEEFEGQKKKLLC